A stretch of DNA from Mycolicibacterium celeriflavum:
CCGTGGCCAGCGTGGTGACGTCCGGGCCGAAGCGCAGATCTTCTTCCAGACCGCGCGCGATCACCCTGCGAGCCTCGGCGAGCTCGTCGGCGGTCAGCTCCATCAGCAGCACGCCCCCGCCGCGACGAGATTGCGCGACAGCGCCGGATCGGTGTCGGGGTAGTCGCGCCGGTGGTGGCAGCCGCGGGATTCGGTCCGCGCCAGCGCGGCCGCCGCGACCGCTCCCGCAGCGGTGGTCAACGCCACGTCCTCGAAGTCGCCACGTGAGGCGATCACCCGTGGCGACGCGGCGTCCAGTTCCGCAGCCAGGACACGCAGGCCGTCGCCATCGCGCACCACACCGGCATTCCTGGTCATCGCCCGCTGCAGATCGGCCCGCGGCAGGGCTCGCCGCACAGCCGGCTCCGGTGGCCGCGCCGTCACCGGCCCGGCGGCCAAAGCGTATGTCGCAGCGGCCTTTCCGGCGCGCCCACCGACGACGAGGCCTTCGAGCAGGCTGTTGGACGCCAGTCGGTTCGCGCCGTGCATCCCCGTGCGTGCCACCTCGCCCGCAGCGAACAGGCCGGCGATGTCGGTGCGTCCGTGCACGTCGGTGACCACGCCGCCGCAGCTGTAGTGCGCGCCGGGCAGCACGGGAATCGCCTCGACGGTGGGATCGATGCCCGCCGCCCGGCATGCCGCGGTCACCGTCGGGAACCGCTTCGCGAAATCCTCGATCCGCCGGGCGTCGAGGAACACACACGGCGCACCGGTCTCCTCCATGCGGGCGTGGATCGCCGCTGCCACCGCATCCCGCGGCGCCAGATCACCCATCGGATGGACGCCGTCGGTGACCGAACGACCTTGCGAATCAACGAGTATCGCACCCTCGCCGCGGACGGCCTCGGTGATCAGCGGCCGCCTGCCCGCGTTGTGACCGTCGAACAACATGGTCGGGTGGAATTGGATGAACTCGATGTCACTGACCGGTAGGCCGGCCCACATCGCCAGCGCGACACCGTCTCCCGTCGACCCGTCGGGGTTCGTGGTGGCCGAGTAGAGATGACCCAGTCCCCCGGTCGCGAGAATCACCGACGGCGCGTGCACCACACCGAGGCCGTCCTCGTTGAGCACCAGAACTCCGGTGACGGCTCCGGCCTCGTGCAGTATTTCGACCGCGACGTGATTGTGGCGGATATCCAGTGTGGCGGCCGCGATATTGAGGGCTCGCTGCACCTCCGCGCCGGTCGCGTCGCCGCCGGCGTGGATGATCCGGCGTCGCGAATGGCCGCCCTCTCGGGTCAGCGCCCACGACCCCGGCGCCGCTTCGTCGAAACTCGCCCCGTCCGCCACCAGGTCGAGGACCGCGCGGTAACCGTCGGCCACGATCGAGCGCACGGCATCGGGATCACACAGGCCTGCGCCTGCGGCCAGCGTGTCGGCGACGTGCGCCTCGATCGAATCGCCGTCCTCCCGCAAGGTGTCCGGGAGCACCACGGCGATCCCACCCTGCGCGTAGAACGTCGCGGTGTCACCGGTCTTGCTCAGCACCATCACTTTTCGACCGCGGCGGTGCGCTGCGAGCGCGGCGACCAGACCTGCCACACCGGTACCGATCACCACGACGTCGGCCCGCTGCTGCCATTGGCCGGACCACCGTCCCGAACCGCAGGCGAGTGGGCGCGTCATTCTCCGCCGCCGGGCTGACCGATCGCGATCATGCGCTGCACGCTGGCGCGGGCCAGGCGCGCGGTCCCCGGGTCGACGTCGACTTCGTCCCTGCCCTCCACCAGACACCGCAGCAGCGCGGCGGGGGTGATCATCTTCATGAACTTGCACGAGGCACGGTCGTTGACCGCCATGAAGTCCACACCCGGTGCGGCACGGCGCAATTGATGCAGCATGCCAACCTCGGTGGCCACCAGCACCTGCCGTGCTCCGGTCTCGCGCGCGGCGTCGAGCATCCCGCCGGTGGACAGGATCTTGACCCGGTCCTCGGGGAACGCGCCCTCGCCGGCGAGGTACAACGCCGATGTGGCGCAACCACACTCAGGATGAACGAACAGTTCGGCATCGGGGTGAGAACGGGCCTGGTCGGCCAGCTCATCGCCGTTGATACCGGCGTGCACATGGCATTCGCCGGCCCACACATGCAGGTTCTTGCGGCCGGTGACGCGCCGGACGTGTGCGCCGAGGAACTGGTCCGGGCAGAACAGCACCTCGCGGTCCTCGGGGATGGACGCCACCACCTCGACGGCGTTCGAAGAGGTGCAGCAGATGTCGGTCTCGGCCTTCACCGCCGCGGTGGTGTTCACATAGGAGACCACGACCGCTCCAGGATGCTCGGCCTTCCACTCCCGCAGCTCGTCGGCGGTGATTGAGTCGGCGAGCGAGCAGCCGGCCCGCTGGTCCGGGATCAACACGGTTTTGTCCGGCGACAGAATCTTGGCCGTCTCGGCCATGAAGTGCACCCCGCAGAACACGATGGTGTCCTCGGGCACGTCGGCCGCGATTCGCGACAGCGCCAGGGAGTCACCGACGTGGTCGGCGACGTCCTGGATTGCGGGTAACTGGTAGTTGTGCGCCAGCAGCGTTGCGCCCCGCAGGTCGGCGAGGCGGCGCACCTCAGCGGCCCACTCCTCATCGCCGTCGACGCCGGAAAAGCCGGTCGGACCATCGACGATCCGGCTCGACAAATGGTCTGCGGGCATCCGGTCGAGAACCGTCATGGCCACCTCCTTCGTCGGAAACGGGTTTTCGACTTACAATCGAAAACATGGATCATATTAGCACCGCGCATGAGGTGCTCGCCGCCGTGTTCCAGGTTCGGGAGCTCACCGGTGGGTCCTCTGCGGGGAAACCGGCACTTCACGTGCTGTTGTGGCAGCGGGCGCTCGACCCGCAGCGCGGCAGGTGGTCGCTGCCCGGCGGACGACTCGGCGCCGACGAGGACCTGACCAGCTCCGTGCGCCGCCAGCTGGCCGAGAAGGTGGATCTTCGTGAGCTTGCTCACCTCGAACAACTCGCGATCTTCTCCGATCCGAAGCGGGTCCCCGGCGTCCGGACGATCGCGTCGACCTTTCTGGGGCTGGTGCCCTCCCCCGCGACCCCGGAGCTACCGCCGGACACTCGTTGGCATCCGGTGAGCGACCTGCCACCGATGGCGTTCGACCACGGCACCATGGTCGAGCATGCCCGCACCAGGCTGGTCGCCAAGCTCTCTTACACGAATATCGGATTCGCGTTGGCGCCAACGGAATTCGCGCTGTCGGCATTGAGAGACATCTACAGTGCCGCGCTCGGCCACCACGTCGACGCGACCAATCTGCAACGCGTGCTCGAACGCCGTCACGTCATCACCCGCACGGGCACCACAGCGCGGTCCGGCCGCAGCGGGGGCCGGCCTGCGGCGTTGTACCGGTTCACCGAGTCGCGCTACCGGGTGACCGACGAATTCGCCGCATTGCGCCCGCCCGGGTGAGTCGACTGGATCCTTAACGCTCTCTTAAGCAAGAATGGCCGAATGTCTCTGGGCAATGCCGCGCCAGCATCGGGTGCCGAATGGATCGGGTACGTCCCCCACGAGGACCTGACCCGCGGCGCCCGCCCGCGGCTTCCCGCCGACGACCCGTTCTACGAACCACCGAGCGGTTTTCAGCACGCCGAACCGGGCACCATTCTGCGCAGCCGCGATGTCGAGCTGGCCTTTCTCGGATTCGTTCCGCAGAAGTTCACCGCCACGCAGCTGCTCTACCGCACCACGGACATGAACGGAGCCCCGGAAGCGACCGTGACCACGGTGATCGTGCCGACCGAGCGCGCCGAGCGGGCGGTGATCCCTGTGGTTTCTTACCAGTGCGCGATCGACGCGGTGAGCTCGCGCTGCTTCCCGTCCTACGCGCTGCGCCGCAAGTCCGTGGCCCCCGGCGCGCTGGCACAGTTCGAGTTCCTCCTGATCGCCGCTGCCCTCGCCGAGGGCTGGGCGGTTTCGGTGCCCGACCACGAGGGGCCGCTCGGCTCGTGGGGCACGCCTTACGAGCCCGGCTACCGCATCCTCGACGGCCTGCGTGCGGCCGTCAGCTGCGAGCGTCTCGGACTGGACGAATCCGCACCGATCGGGCTCTGGGGGTATTCCGGCGGCGGGCTGGCATCGGCCTGGGCCGCCGAGATGCACAACCAGTACGCGCCAGAACTCAACATCGTCGGGGCGGTCCTCGGCTCCCCCGTCGCCGACCTCGGCAGCGCCTACCGACGGCTCAACGGCAGCATGTACTCGGGGCTGCCGGCGATGGTGGTCGCGGCGTTGACCCACGTCTATCCGGAACTCGACCGGGTCATCCAGAAACACGCGACCGAAGCGGGCAAGGCCATGCTGCTGCGGATCGAGAACATGACGACCGCGCACGCGGTATTGCGGTTCGCCGGTATGGACATGGGCAAGCTCGTCGACCGGCCACTCAACGAGATCCTGGATATGCCCGAGGTCAAGCACATCTTCGACAGCATCAAGTTGGGCACCGCGGTGCCGACCCCGCCCGTACTGATCGTGCAGGCCGTGCACGACAAAATCGTCTCCGTCGACGACATCGACGAGCTCAGTGAGATCTACCGCTCCGGCGGCGCGTCGGTCACCTACCACCGCGACCTGTTCAGCGAGCACATACTGCTGCATCCGATGTCGGCGCCGATGGCGCTGCGCTGGCTGATCGACCGCTTCGACGGCAAGCCGGTGTCCGAGCACCTGGTCCGCACGACCTGGCCGACGCTGCTGAACCCGATGACCTACGTCGGAATGACGCGGCTGGCCAAGATCGCGGTCAAGGTGATGACGGGCCGGAAGGTGGAACGCTCTCCGCTGTGACCGGCGGGACGAACGCCGGTACCTCGACCGGCGGCCAGGCGCCCAGATCGTCGCGCGACGTGGACACCGCGGTCAAGGCGTAGACGAGCGCGGCGACCGCGGCGGGGAACAGGATCGTCAACGCCGCCAGCACCGGGGTCTGCCCGAAGAACACCGGCGGCGCCTCGGTGACGTAGTGCACGCGGTGTTCGGGCGTCACCGGCGCGGCGGCCACGTCGATCGTCCCGTACCGCAGGTGCACGAGCAGCGCGCCCACGCCGGCGGCGGTTCCCGCGGCCAGCATGCAGCCGGCCGCCAGCGCCGCCAGCGTCACCGGCCCGCGGTGCGCCCGCCATTGCCACACCAGCACTGCGGCGACGACGGCCATGGCGCAGAGCATGCCGACGAGCAGGAACGCCGCGACGAAGAAATGGTCACCCTCGTTGCCCAGGTAGGCCCGAACGCGATCGCCGCCGCGTGTCAGCGCCACCACACCGTGGATCGGCGGCGCCAGCCACGACCACAGCGCCCCGGTCAGGACACCGGCCACCGCCAACGCCGCCATCACGGTCAGCGCCGCGCGGCCACGCGAAATACGCGGTGCGGCAACATCATTCATCGTTGGTCCAGATCCTTCGAGTCGGTCACGCCGTGTCGCGAGCAGCTGGCGGACCAGCCGTCGGGCCGCACCTGGACGATCATCCGCCGACCGCACTCGGCGCAGTAGCGTGGCGGTTCCAGGCTCAGGCTTGCGGCGGTGGGTACAGCGGTGCCGTCCGGTTCGCCGGTGTAGACGTTGAACGCCATGCGTAACAGAGTGGCTCAGAGAGTGGCGTTGAGCGCCTTGATCGGCATCTGCAGATCGTCGAGCAGTTCGAGGTCGGACTCGGCCGGTCGGCCGAGCGTGGTCAGGTAGTTGCCGACGATCACCGCGTTGATCCCGCCGAGGATGCCCTTTTTGGCGCCGAGATCGCCCAAGGTGATCTCCCGCCCGCCCGCGAAGCGCAGCATCGTGCGGGGCAGCGCCAGGCGGAACGCGGCGACCGCCCTGAGCGCATCGGAGGCGGGCAGCACCTCCAAGTCGCCGAACGGGGTGCCCGGCCGCGGATTGAGGAAGTTCAACGGCACCTCGTGCGGATCGAGTTCGGCCAGGTTGGCGGCGAACTCCGCACGTTGCTCCAGCGTCTCGCCCATGCCGAGGATGCCGCCGCAGCACACCTCCATGCCGGCCTCACGGACCATCCGCAGGGTTTCCCAGCGCTCTTCCCACGTGTGGGTGGTGACGACGTTGGTGAA
This window harbors:
- a CDS encoding L-aspartate oxidase; this translates as MTRPLACGSGRWSGQWQQRADVVVIGTGVAGLVAALAAHRRGRKVMVLSKTGDTATFYAQGGIAVVLPDTLREDGDSIEAHVADTLAAGAGLCDPDAVRSIVADGYRAVLDLVADGASFDEAAPGSWALTREGGHSRRRIIHAGGDATGAEVQRALNIAAATLDIRHNHVAVEILHEAGAVTGVLVLNEDGLGVVHAPSVILATGGLGHLYSATTNPDGSTGDGVALAMWAGLPVSDIEFIQFHPTMLFDGHNAGRRPLITEAVRGEGAILVDSQGRSVTDGVHPMGDLAPRDAVAAAIHARMEETGAPCVFLDARRIEDFAKRFPTVTAACRAAGIDPTVEAIPVLPGAHYSCGGVVTDVHGRTDIAGLFAAGEVARTGMHGANRLASNSLLEGLVVGGRAGKAAATYALAAGPVTARPPEPAVRRALPRADLQRAMTRNAGVVRDGDGLRVLAAELDAASPRVIASRGDFEDVALTTAAGAVAAAALARTESRGCHHRRDYPDTDPALSRNLVAAGACC
- the nadA gene encoding quinolinate synthase NadA gives rise to the protein MTVLDRMPADHLSSRIVDGPTGFSGVDGDEEWAAEVRRLADLRGATLLAHNYQLPAIQDVADHVGDSLALSRIAADVPEDTIVFCGVHFMAETAKILSPDKTVLIPDQRAGCSLADSITADELREWKAEHPGAVVVSYVNTTAAVKAETDICCTSSNAVEVVASIPEDREVLFCPDQFLGAHVRRVTGRKNLHVWAGECHVHAGINGDELADQARSHPDAELFVHPECGCATSALYLAGEGAFPEDRVKILSTGGMLDAARETGARQVLVATEVGMLHQLRRAAPGVDFMAVNDRASCKFMKMITPAALLRCLVEGRDEVDVDPGTARLARASVQRMIAIGQPGGGE
- a CDS encoding NUDIX hydrolase, encoding MLAAVFQVRELTGGSSAGKPALHVLLWQRALDPQRGRWSLPGGRLGADEDLTSSVRRQLAEKVDLRELAHLEQLAIFSDPKRVPGVRTIASTFLGLVPSPATPELPPDTRWHPVSDLPPMAFDHGTMVEHARTRLVAKLSYTNIGFALAPTEFALSALRDIYSAALGHHVDATNLQRVLERRHVITRTGTTARSGRSGGRPAALYRFTESRYRVTDEFAALRPPG
- a CDS encoding lipase family protein yields the protein MSLGNAAPASGAEWIGYVPHEDLTRGARPRLPADDPFYEPPSGFQHAEPGTILRSRDVELAFLGFVPQKFTATQLLYRTTDMNGAPEATVTTVIVPTERAERAVIPVVSYQCAIDAVSSRCFPSYALRRKSVAPGALAQFEFLLIAAALAEGWAVSVPDHEGPLGSWGTPYEPGYRILDGLRAAVSCERLGLDESAPIGLWGYSGGGLASAWAAEMHNQYAPELNIVGAVLGSPVADLGSAYRRLNGSMYSGLPAMVVAALTHVYPELDRVIQKHATEAGKAMLLRIENMTTAHAVLRFAGMDMGKLVDRPLNEILDMPEVKHIFDSIKLGTAVPTPPVLIVQAVHDKIVSVDDIDELSEIYRSGGASVTYHRDLFSEHILLHPMSAPMALRWLIDRFDGKPVSEHLVRTTWPTLLNPMTYVGMTRLAKIAVKVMTGRKVERSPL
- a CDS encoding DUF2567 domain-containing protein; amino-acid sequence: MNDVAAPRISRGRAALTVMAALAVAGVLTGALWSWLAPPIHGVVALTRGGDRVRAYLGNEGDHFFVAAFLLVGMLCAMAVVAAVLVWQWRAHRGPVTLAALAAGCMLAAGTAAGVGALLVHLRYGTIDVAAAPVTPEHRVHYVTEAPPVFFGQTPVLAALTILFPAAVAALVYALTAVSTSRDDLGAWPPVEVPAFVPPVTAESVPPSGPSSP
- the bsaP gene encoding biotin synthase auxiliary protein BsaP, which encodes MAFNVYTGEPDGTAVPTAASLSLEPPRYCAECGRRMIVQVRPDGWSASCSRHGVTDSKDLDQR